In one window of Drosophila mauritiana strain mau12 chromosome X, ASM438214v1, whole genome shotgun sequence DNA:
- the LOC117147990 gene encoding CAD protein, protein MASANCYLALEDGTVLPGYSFGYVPPENESEVGVGGEVVFQTGMVGYTEALTDRSYSGQILVLTYPLIGNYGVPAPDEDEHGLPLHFEWMKGVVQATALVVGEVAEEAFHWRKWKTLPDWLQQHKVPGIRDIDTRALTKKLREQGSMLGKIVYEKPPVEGLPKSSFVDPNVRNLAKECSVKERQVYGNPNGKGPRIAILDCGLKLNQLRCLLQRGASVTLLPWSARLEDEQFDALFLSNGPGNPESCDQIVQQVRKVIEEGQKPVFGICLGHQLLAKAIGCSTYKMKYGNRGHNLPCLHRATGRCLMTSQNHGYAVDLEQLPDGWSELFVNANDGTNEGIVHASKPYFSVQFHPEHNAGPQDTEFLFDVFMESIQQKDLTIPQLIEQRLRPTTVAIDSAPEMPRKVLILGSGGLSIGQAGEFDYSGSQAIKAMRESNIQTVLINPNIATVQTSKGMADKCYFLPLTPHYVEQVIKSERPNGVLLTFGGQTALNCGVQLERAGVFSKYNVRILGTPIQSIIETEDRKLFAERVNEIGEQVAPSEAVYSVAQALDAASRLGYPVMARAAFSLGGLGSGFANNEEELQSLAQQALAHSSQLIVDKSLKGWKEVEYEVVRDAYNNCITVCNMENFDPLGIHTGESIVVAPSQTLSDREYQMLRSTALKVIRHFGVVGECNIQYALCPHSEQYYIIEVNARLSRSSALASKATGYPLAYVAAKLALGLPLPDIKNSVTGNTTACFEPSLDYCVVKIPRWDLAKFVRVSKHIGSSMKSVGEVMAIGRNFEEAFQKALRMVDSDVLGFDPDVVPLNKDQLAEQLSEPTDRRPFVIAAALQLGMNLLELHQLTNIDYWFLEKLQRIISLQSQLTHNGSRTDAALLLKAKRFGFSDKQIAKCIKSTELAVRHQRQEFGIRPHVKQIDTVAGEWPASTNYLYHTYNGSEHDVDFPGGHTIVVGSGVYRIGSSVEFDWCAVGCLRELRKLQRPTIMINYNPETVSTDYDMCDRLYFEEISFEVVMDIYEMENSEGIILSMGGQLPNNIAMDLHRQQAKVLGTSPESIDCAENRFKFSRMLDRKGILQPRWKELTNLQSAIEFCEEVGYPCLVRPSYVLSGAAMNVAYSNQDLETYLNAASEVSREHPVVISKFLTEAKEIDVDAVAADGRILCMAVSEHVENAGVHSGDATLVTPPQDLNAETLEAIKRITCDLASVLDVTGPFNMQLIAKNNELKVIECNVRVSRSFPFVSKTLDHDFVATATRAIVGLDVEPLDVLHGVGKVGVKVPQFSFSRLAGADVQLGVEMASTGEVACFGDNRYEAYLKAMMSTGFQIPKNAVLLSIGSFKHKMELLPSIRDLAKMGYKLYASMGTGDFYAEHGVNVESVQWTFDKTTPDDINGELRHLAEFLANKQFDLVINLPMSGGGARRVSSFMTHGYRTRRLAVDYSIPLVTDVKCTKLLVESMRMNGGKPPMKTHTDCMTSRRIVKLPGFIDVHVHLREPGATHKEDFASGTAAALAGGVTLVCAMPNTNPSIVDRETFTQFQELAKAGARCDYALYVGASDENWAQVNELASHACGLKMYLNDTFGTLKLSDMTSWQRHLSHWPKRSPIVCHAERQSTAAVIMLAHLLDRSVHICHVARKEEIQLIRAAKEKGVKVTCEVCPHHLFLSTKDVERLGHGMSEVRPLLCSPEDQEALWENIDYIDVFATDHAPHTLAEKRSERPPPGFPGVETILPLLLQAVHEGRLTLEDIKRKFHRNPKIIFNLPDQAQTYVEVDLDEEWTITGKEMKSKSGWTPFEGTKVKGRVHRVVLRGEVAFVDGQVLVQPGFGLNVRPKQVPLVSEASQDLLPSDNDANDTFARLLTSDGPGGGVHGISTKVHFVDGANFLRPNSPSPRVRLDSASNTTLREYLQRTATSNPVAHSLMGKHILAVDMFNKDHLNDIFNLAQLLKLRGTKDRPVDELLPGKIMASVFYEVSTRTQCSFAAAMLRLGGRVISMDNITSSVKKGESLEDSIKVVSSYADVVVLRHPSPGAVARAATFSRKPLINAGDGVGEHPTQALLDIFTIREEFGTVNGLTITMVGDLKNGRTVHSLARLLTLYNVNLQYVAPSSLQMPQEVVQFVHQRGVKQFFAGSLKDVLPDTDVLYMTRIQRERFDNVEDYEKCCGHLVLTPEHMMRAKKRSIVLHPLPRLDEISREIDSDPRAAYFRQAEYGMYIRMALLAMVVGGRNTAL, encoded by the exons ATGGCCTCTGCGAACTGTTACCTCGCACTGGAGGATGGCACAGTGTTGCCCGGCTACTCCTTTGGCTACGTTCCCCCGGAGAATGAATCCGAAGTGGGTgttggtggcgaggtggtCTTCCAAACGGGCATGGTTGGCTACACGGAGGCGCTCACGGATCGATCGTACAGTGGTCAGATCCTGGTGCTGACCTATCCACTGATCGGTAACTATGGGGTGCCAGCTCCAGATGAGGACGAGCACGGACTGCCGCTGCACTTCGAGTGGATGAAGGGCGTCGTCCAGGCCACCGCCTTGGTGGTGGGCGAGGTGGCTGAAGAGGCATTCCACTGGCGCAAATGGAAGACGCTGCCCGATTGGCTGCAGCAGCACAAGGTGCCCGGAATTCGAGACATCGATACTCGAGCCCTGACCAAAAAGCTGAGGGAGCAGGGAAGCATGCTAGGCAAGATTGTCTACGAGAAACCGCCGGTCGAAGGGCTGCCCAAGTCCAGTTTCGTGGATCCGAACGTCAGGAATTTGGCCAAGGAGTGCAGCGTTAAGGAGCGACAAGTGTACGGGAATCCCAATGGCAAGGGACCCCGGATCGCCATTCTGGACTGCGGACTGAAGCTTAACCAGCTGCGCTGCCTATTGCAACGTGGCGCCTCGGTGACCTTGCTCCCCTGGAGCGCTCGTctcgaggatgagcagttcgACGCCCTCTTTCTGTCTAACGGACCTGGTAATCCGGAGAGCTGCGACCAGATCGTCCAACAG GTGCGAAAAGTGATTGAGGAGGGTCAAAAGCCCGTCTTTGGTATCTGTTTGGGTCACCAGCTGCTGGCGAAGGCCATCGGCTGCTCCACGTACAAGATGAAGTACGGCAATCGAGGACACAATCTGCCCTGCCTGCACCGAGCAACTGGACGCTGCCTGATGACGTCGCAGAATCACGGATACGCGGTCGATTTGGAGCAGTTGCCCGACGGCTGGTCGGAGCTGTTTGTGAATGCCAACGACGGCACCAACGAGGGCATTGTCCATGCCAGCAAGCCCTACTTTTCGGTTCAGTTCCATCCGGAGCATAATGCTGGGCCGCAGGACACGGAGTTCCTGTTCGATGTCTTCATGGAGAGCATTCAACAGAAGGATCTGACCATTCCGCAGCTGATCGAGCAGCGACTGCGTCCGACTACGGTTGCCATAGATTCGGCTCCGGAGATGCCGCGCAAAGTCCTTATCCTGGGATCCGGTGGACTGTCCATTGGTCAGGCTGGCGAGTTTGACTACTCCGGCTCGCAGGCCATTAAAGCCATGAGGGAATCAAACATTCAGACAGTGCTCATTAATCCGAACATAGCCACCGTTCAGACCTCCAAGGGAATGGCCGACAAGTGCTACTTCCTTCCCCTAACACCTCACTATGTTGAGCAGGTGATCAAGTCGGAGCGTCCGAACGGAGTACTCCTCACCTTTGGCGGCCAGACCGCCCTCAATTGCGGCGTGCAGCTGGAGCGAGCCGGAGTGTTCTCCAAATACAATGTTCGCATTTTGGGCACACCCATCCAGTCGATCATCGAGACGGAGGATCGGAAGCTCTTTGCCGAGCGGGTGAACGAGATTGGCGAGCAGGTGGCGCCATCTGAGGCGGTGTACTCCGTTGCGCAGGCACTGGATGCGGCCAGTCGCTTGGGTTATCCGGTGATGGCTCGTGCTGCCTTCTCCCTGGGCGGACTGGGTTCCGGGTTCGCCAACAacgaggaggagctgcagaGCCTGGCCCAACAGGCACTGGCCCACTCGAGCCAACTGATTGTGGACAAATCCCTGAAGGGTTGGAAGGAGGTGGAGTACGAGGTGGTGCGCGATGCCTACAACAACTGCATTACCGTGTGCAACATGGAGAACTTCGATCCGCTGGGCATCCACACGGGCGAGAGTATAGTGGTGGCCCCATCGCAGACCCTCTCGGATCGCGAGTACCAAATGCTCCGGAGCACCGCCCTGAAGGTGATCCGTCACTTTGGTGTCGTTGGCGAGTGCAACATCCAGTACGCCTTGTGTCCCCATTCGGAACAGTACTACATTATCGAGGTGAACGCCCGACTGTCGCGCAGCTCCGCGTTGGCCAGCAAGGCCACCGGCTATCCACTGGCCTATGTGGCCGCCAAGTTGGCTTTGGGATTGCCCCTGCCAGATATCAAGAACTCGGTGACGGGCAATACGACGGCCTGCTTTGAGCCATCCCTCGATTACTGTGTGGTCAAGATTCCACGCTGGGATTTGGCCAAATTCGTGCGGGTTAGCAAGCACATTGGCAGCTCGATGAAAAGTGTCGGTGAGGTGATGGCCATCGGTCGCAACTTCGAGGAAGCGTTCCAAAAAGCCTTGCGCATGGTGGACAGCGATGTGCTTGGCTTTGATCCGGATGTGGTTCCGCTTAACAAGGATCAGCTGGCCGAGCAGCTTTCGGAGCCGACAGATCGTCGTCCCTTCGTCATCGCCGCTGCTTTGCAATTGGGCATGAACCTTTTGGAACTGCATCAACTAACCAATATCGATTACTGGTTTCTGGAAAAGCTGCAAAGGATCATCTCTCTGCAGTCCCAGCTCACCCATAATGGCAGTCGAACCGATGCCGCTCTGCTGTTGAAGGCCAAGCGTTTCGGGTTTTCGGACAAGCAGATAGCTAAGTGCATCAAGAGCACGGAGCTGGCTGTTCGTCACCAGCGGCAGGAGTTCGGCATCCGCCCGCATGTCAAGCAAATCGACACGGTGGCCGGCGAATGGCCCGCCAGTACCAACTATCTGTACCATACATATAATGGGAGCGAGCACGATGTGGACTTCCCCGGCGGGCACACCATTGTGGTGGGCTCGGGCGTCTACCGTATCGGATCCTCCGTGGAGTTCGATTGGTGTGCCGTGGGCTGCCTGCGCGAACTGAGGAAGCTACAGCGACCCACCATCATGATTAACTACAATCCTGAAACGGTGTCCACCGACTACGATATGTGCGATCGCTTGTATTTCGAGGAGATTAGCTTCGAGGTGGTCATGGACATCTACGAGATGGAGAACAGCGAGGGCATCATTCTGTCCATGGGCGGCCAGTTGCCCAACAACATAGCCATGGATCTGCATCGCCAGCAGGCCAAGGTGTTGGGCACATCGCCGGAGTCCATCGACTGTGCCGAAAATCGTTTTAAGTTCTCGCGCATGCTGGACAGGAAGGGCATCTTGCAGCCGCGCTGGAAGGAGCTGACCAACCTTCAGTCGGCCATCGAATTTTGCGAGGAGGTTGGCTATCCCTGTCTGGTTAGGCCATCCTATGTGCTTTCCGGTGCGGCCATGAATGTGGCCTATTCCAACCAGGATCTGGAGACATATCTGAACGCCGCCTCCGAGGTGAGCCGCGAGCATCCGGTGGTCATCTCGAAGTTCCTCACCGAGGCCAAGGAGATCGATGTGGATGCAGTGGCAGCCGATGGACGCATCCTGTGCATGGCTGTTTCGGAGCACGTGGAGAATGCCGGAGTGCATTCGGGTGATGCCACGCTGGTCACCCCACCGCAGGATCTGAATGCGGAGACCCTTGAGGCCATCAAACGGATAACATGCGATCTGGCCAGCGTACTGGATGTCACCGGTCCCTTCAACATGCAACTGATTGCCAAGAACAACGAGCTGAAGGTCATCGAATGCAATGTCCGTGTGTCGCGATCCTTCCCCTTCGTCTCCAAGACGCTGGACCATGACTTTGTGGCCACGGCGACGCGTGCCATTGTGGGACTCGATGTGGAGCCACTGGATGTGCTCCATGGCGTCGGCAAGGTGGGCGTCAAGGTGCCCCAATTCAGTTTCTCGCGCCTCGCGGGCGCGGATGTCCAGCTGGGCGTCGAGATGGCCTCCACCGGTGAGGTTGCCTGTTTCGGAGACAACCGCTATGAGGCGTATCTGAAGGCTATGATGTCCACGGGCTTCCAGATACCCAAGAACGCCGTGCTCCTCTCCATTGGCAGTTTCAAG CACAAGATGGAGCTGCTGCCTTCCATACGGGATCTGGCCAAGATGGGTTACAAGCTATACGCTTCCATGGGCACTGGCGACTTTTATGCCGAACACGGAGTTAAT GTGGAATCTGTGCAGTGGACATTCGACAAGACGACTCCCGATGACATCAACGGTGAGCTGCGGCACCTGGCCGAGTTCCTGGCCAACAAGCAGTTCGACCTGGTCATCAACCTTCCGATGAGCGGCGGGGGTGCCAGGCG AGTCTCTTCGTTCATGACCCATGGCTACCGCACCCGTCGCCTGGCCGTGGACTACTCCATTCCGCTGGTGACCGATGTGAAGTGCACCAAGCTGCTGGTGGAATCGATGCGAATGAACGGTGGCAAGCCGCCAATGAAGACGCACACGGATTGTATGACCTCGCGTAGGATTGTTAAGCTGCCGGGCTTCATCGATGTGCATGTGCACTTGCGGGAGCCGGGCGCCACGCACAAAGAGGACTTCGCCAGTGGAACAGCAGCCGCTCTGGCTGGCGGAGTGACCCTCGTGTGCGCCATGCCCAACACGAATCCCTCGATCGTAGACAGAGAGACGTTCACCCAGTTCCAGGAGCTGGCCAAAGCGGGAGCTCGATGCGACTATGCCCTGTATGTGGGGGCCTCGGATGAGAATTGGGCGCAGGTCAACGAGCTGGCCAGTCACGCGTGTGGCCTTAAGATGTACTTGAACGACACTTTCGGCACCCTGAAACTGAGCGACATGACCAGCTGGCAGAGGCATCTCAGCCACTGGCCCAAGCGGTCTCCCATCGTTTGTCATGCGGAGAGGCAGAGCACAGCGGCTGTGATCATGCTGGCCCATCTCCTCGACCGTTCCGTGCACATATGCCACGTGGCGCGAAAGGAGGAGATCCAGTTGATCCGTGCCGCCAAGGAGAAGGGCGTCAAGGTGACCTGCGAGGTGTGCCCCCATCACTTGTTCCTCAGCACCAAGGATGTGGAGCGTTTGGGCCACGGAATGTCGGAGGTAAGGCCATTGCTCTGCTCGCCGGAGGATCAAGAGGCTCTGTGGGAGAATATTGATTACATCGATGTGTTTGCCACCGATCACGCGCCACACACGCTGGCCGAGAAACGTTCGGAGCGTCCACCGCCTGGATTTCCGGGCGTGGAGACCATTCTGCCGCTCCTCCTGCAGGCCGTTCACGAGGGTCGTTTGACGCTGGAGGACATCAAGAGGAAGTTCCATCGCAATCCGAAAATCATCTTCAACCTGCCCGATCAGGCGCAGACCTACGTGGAGGTGGATCTCGACGAGGAGTGGACCATAACGGGCAAGGAGATGAAGAGCAAGTCCGGCTGGACACCTTTCGAGGGCACCAAGGTCAAGGGCCGCGTCCACCGGGTGGTTCTCCGCGGCGAGGTGGCCTTCGTCGATGGCCAAGTGCTGGTGCAGCCCGGCTTCGGGCTGAATGTGCGCCCCAAACAGGTGCCATTGGTGTCGGAGGCGTCCCAGGATCTGCTGCCCAGCGACAACGATGCCAATGACACCTTTGCCCGCCTCCTCACCTCCGACGGACCCGGTGGAGGCGTACATGGAATATCGACCAAGGTGCACTTTGTGGACGGAGCCAACTTCCTGCGCCCCAACTCGCCATCCCCACGCGTCCGTCTCGATTCCGCCAGCAACACCACGTTGCGGGAGTACTTGCAGCGCACTGCCACCTCAAATCCGGTGGCCCACTCGCTGATGGGCAAGCACATCCTTGCTGTCGACATGTTCAACAAAGATCACCTCAACGACATCTTTAACCTGGCACAGCTGCTCAAGCTGCGGGGTACGAAGGATCGTCCAGTGGATGAGCTGCTGCCAGGCAAGATCATGGCCAGTGTGTTTTACGAGGTCAGCACGCGGACGCAGTGCAGCTTTGCAGCTGCCATGCTGCGTTTGGGAGGCCGAGTGATCAGCATGGACAACATCACGTCGTCGGTGAAGAAGGGCGAGAGCCTGGAGGACAGCATCAAGGTTGTGTCCAGCTATGCCGACGTCGTGGTGCTCCGTCATCCATCGCCCGGAGCTGTAGCG CGCGCAGCGACCTTCTCCCGAAAGCCGCTGATCAATGCCGGCGATGGCGTCGGTGAGCATCCCACGCAGGCGCTGCTGGACATCTTCACCATTCGCGAGGAGTTTGGCACTGTGAACGGGCTGACCATCACGATGGTGGGCGATTTGAAGAACGGACGCACCGTGCACTCGCTGGCCCGCCTGCTGACCCTGTACAATGTGAATCTGCAGTATGTGGCGCCGTCTAGCCTGCAGATGCCCCAGGAGGTTGTCCAGTTCGTCCACCAGCGCGGCGTCAAGCAGTTCTTTGCCGGCAGCCTAAAGGATGTGCTGCCCGACACGGATGTGCTCTACATGACTCGCATTCAGCGCGAGCGTTTTGATAACGTGGAAGATTACGAGAAG TGCTGTGGCCATCTGGTGCTGACGCCCGAGCATATGATGCGTGCCAAGAAGCGTTCGATTGTTCTGCATCCCTTGCCGCGTCTGGACGAGATCAGCCGGGAGATCGACTCGGACCCGAGGGCCGCCTACTTCCGGCAGGCGGAGTACGGCATGTACATCCGCATGGCCTTGCTGGCCATGGTCGTTGGTGGACGCAATACGGCGCTATAG
- the LOC117147857 gene encoding uncharacterized protein LOC117147857, whose protein sequence is MIQLIHLLLCTIPIVVGEVLPLQLDLDNSQITLRRSASRGDKLQVFHSIWGAIRSDFATDTDKVKGLYSQLGGFVRDEVQCSSGSTGRSACELQQEVRRHLRTLMAQRLANLLNAEESIQTYGMYIAASVEPALVRDILVHAIEDVYFHRPLEKLVQQLEQLYADRDEVSFRTMIEAQLALFWRYQAMQDSSEAFLFNVAHMVSKIRSHHMYASVDGGLQKRVEALGQRLPPVLGLLFDPQGFCLLSRSDREYIYTTITDEWNYGLNGRQVFSWREKNFTDSAGLTRAFVQEQHSTPLFTLRSELFKWYYFVDPSEGNRLAALRSGSPSSSTSTWTIAYAGDALIFRQRDLTLCAAEKFDDDRRLVKMLPGQMHTPPSEACQWLPIACAPPK, encoded by the exons ATGATCCAGCTGATCCACTTGCTTCTGTGTACTATTCCAATCGTTGTGGGCGAGGTTCTGCCCCTGCAACTCGATTTGGACAACAGTCAA ATTACCCTACGGCGAAGCGCCAGTCGCGGTGACAAGCTGCAAGTGTTCCACAGCATCTGGGGCGCCATTCGCTCCGACTTCGCCACCGATACGGACAAGGTAAAAGGGCTGTACAGCCAGCTGGGCGGGTTTGTTCGCGACGAGGTGCAGTGCAGCAGCGGCTCCACGGGTCGATCTGCCTGCGAACTGCAGCAGGAGGTGCGACGCCACCTGCGGACCCTCATGGCCCAGCGGCTGGCCAATCTGCTGAACGCCGAGGAGAGCATTCAGACGTACGGCATGTACATAGCGGCCAGTGTGGAGCCCGCCCTGGTCAGGGACATTCTGGTGCACGCCATCGAGGACGTGTACTTCCATCGCCCGCTGGAGAAGCTGGTCCAGCAGCTGGAGCAACTGTACGCGGATCGCGACGAGGTCAGCTTCCGCACGATGATCGAGGCGCAGTTGGCGCTCTTCTGGCGCTATCAGGCCATGCAGGACAGCAGCGAGGCGTTCCTGTTCAACGTGGCGCACATGGTCAGCAAGATCCGGAGCCATCACATGTACGCCAGCGTGGACGGGGGTCTGCAGAAGCGAGTGGAGGCACTGGGACAGCGTCTGCCGCCCGTTCTAGGCCTGCTCTTCGATCCGCAGGGCTTCTGCCTGCTGAGCCGCTCCGATCGCGAGTACATCTATACGACCATAACGGACGAGTGGAACTACGGCCTGAATGGGCGGCAGGTGTTCTCCTGGCGCGAGAAGAACTTCACCGATTCCGCGGGTCTGACACGCGCCTTCGTCCAGGAGCAGCACTCCACGCCGCTCTTCACGCTGCGTAGCGAGCTCTTCAAGTGGTACTACTTTGTGGATCCCAGCGAGGGCAATCGCTTGGCCGCCCTGCGCTCCGGCAGTCCCAGCTCCTCGACCAGCACCTGGACCATCGCCTACGCGGGGGACGCACTCATCTTCCGGCAGCGCGACCTCACGCTCTGTGCCGCCGAGAAGTTCGACGACGACCGCCGTCTGGTGAAGATGCTGCCCGGGCAGATGCACACGCCGCCATCGGAGGCTTGCCAGTGGCTGCCGATCGCCTGTGCTCCGCCAAAGTGA
- the LOC117147858 gene encoding uncharacterized protein LOC117147858, which translates to MLSKVVLKSKGVTLNLFKYVAGYRFIMENNNDLRGVDLGLSRADMLEQLEKRLIFPPAGKDMTLERLEDIYRTFIVFKPKGERKQRIPSPNPDFNNNSNSFEIEQLSERIKSVVIVGQKRAHGEKNSDDQAKQIKIDQY; encoded by the exons ATGTTATCGAAAGTTGTGTTAAAATCAAAAGGAGTCacattaaatttgtttaaatacgTCGCTGGTTACCGTTTCATTATGGAGAACAACAATGATCTAAGAGGAGTGGACCTGGGCCTATCTCGAGCTGATATGTTGGAACAGCTCGAAAAA AGACTAATATTTCCGCCCGCCGGCAAGGATATGACGCTGGAACGTCTGGAGGATATCTATCGCACTTTCATAGTTTTCAAGCCCAAGGGAGAGCGCAAGCAGCGCATTCCAAGCCCCAATCCCGATTTCAATAACAATTCCAATTCCTTCGAAATAGAGCAGCTTTCGGAGCGCATCAAGTCGGTTGTCATAGTGGGACAGAAACGAGCGCATGGTGAGAAAAATAGCGACGACCAAGCCAAGCAAATCAAGATTGACCAGTACTGA
- the LOC117147856 gene encoding nuclear envelope integral membrane protein 1: protein MQSAGFKLAMLTVAGFFASAIPGNSARSDVAYLTPGTYINLSENFLGPQTLRTFCYPGKRHTVSSLFETVEFILGIGSDDYSQYGGKTPEEVMQHYEDKQSLFSITLFAQKRQLLQLSPFDQQCIGISSRQAYTVMLNSIPLDLWRLSLFAGGIVIFLSAQRLAKNSVFYYLAGISGGICASLLVIVYFTAKLFPRRSMVCGVLIGGWTLGFYVLKQLANNLRLILITYRDHLLWYLVVTGLISFLICYRIGPPKNPRSQTIVMWVLQAIGGFMVYLSSWYTSAVALIMVLVFAAHYFPSSWANQIKTMYRRRFPPKRRMLTQEEYEEQTAVVTSKSLADLRQYVNSPECKQWAMMSKLRDPVRFASFANGAPHLDDEEIEDHSRTVEESMDAALEEALVDNRENKPEEYVHYSMYYRPLAGLSRHRVNIPLPNSRFRHQQAACDSEPDESEEEEFF, encoded by the exons ATGCAGTCGGCAGGATTTAAACTAGCGATGCTGACCGTGGCTGGATTTTTCGCATCGGCTATTCCTGGCAATTCGGCTCGCTCGGACGTTGCCTACCTGACGCCGGGCACCTACATAAATTTGTCGGAGAACTTCTTGGGACCGCAGACTCTGCGCACGTTCTGCTATCCGGGTAAGCGGCACACTGTGTCAAGTCTCTTCGAGACGGTGGAGTTCATCCTGGGCATCGGGAGCGATGATTACTCCCAGTACGGCGGCAAGACGCCGGAGGAGGTGATGCAGCACTACGAGGACAAGCAATCGCTGTTTAGCATCACCCTGTTCGCGCAGAAGCGCCAGCTCCTGCAGCTCTCGCCCTTCGATCAGCAGTGCATCGGGATTTCCTCCCGCCAGGCGTACACCGTTATGCTAAACAGCATTCCGCTGGATCTGTGGCGTCTCTCACTGTTCGCCGGCGGCATAGTGATCTTCTTGAGCGCCCAGCGGCTGGCCAAGAACAGTGTTTTCTACTATCTGGCCGGGATTTCCGGCGGCATATGCGCCTCCCTGCTGGTGATCGTCTATTTCACAGCCAAACTGTTTCCGCGCCGTTCCATGGTGTGTGGCGTACTAATTGGCGGCTGGACCCTTGGCTTCTATGTGCTCAAGCAGCTGGCGAACAATCTGCGTCTGATCCTGATCACCTACCGCGACCATTTGCTGTGGTATCTGGTGGTCACCGGACTGATCTCGTTCCTG ATCTGCTATCGCATTGGTCCGCCCAAGAATCCTCGCTCGCAAACCATTGTCATGTGGGTGCTGCAGGCCATAGGCGGCTTCATGGTTTACTTAAGCAGCTGGTACACCAGCGCCGTGGCCTTGATCATGGTGCTGGTCTTTGCGGCCCACTACTTCCCCAGTTCGTGGGCGAACCAGATCAAGACCATGTACCGCCGCCGCTTTCCGCCAAAGAGGCGCATGCTCACCCAGGAGGAGTACGAGGAGCAGACGGCCGTGGTGACCTCGAAATCGCTGGCGGACCTGCGCCAGTACGTCAACAGTCCGGAGTGCAAGCAGTGGGCGATGATGAGCAAACTGCGTGATCCCGTGCGCTTCGCCTCGTTCGCCAATGGAGCACCGCATCTGGACGACGAGGAGATCGAGGACCACTCGCGCACCGTCGAGGAGTCCATGGATGCGGCGCTCGAGGAGGCACTCGTGGATAACCGCGAGAATAAACCCGAGGAGTATGTGCATTACAGCATGTACTATCGTCCGTTGGCTGGTCTTTCGCGCCACCGTGTCAACATACCGCTGCCCAACTCGCGGTTCCGCCATCAACAGGCCGCCTGCGACTCGGAGCCAGATGAgagcgaggaggaggagttcTTCTAG